One window from the genome of Pedobacter schmidteae encodes:
- a CDS encoding glycosyltransferase family 1 protein: MKIGFDGKRAANNLTGLGNYSRSLIVHLANYFPQNQYFVYTPKVRDTPQIRFFTGMKGIQIKLPETKEILWRSLGIKRQLLNDHIDLYHGLSHELPIGIHKTGIPSVVTIHDLIFIRFPQNYGFIDRLIYKLKTKYACKKANRIIAISEQTKRDIIELYNVPPDKIEVIYQSCDDSFKLSASDKTKAEVKEKYKLPDQYILNVGTIETRKNLLALVKALKNVHEDCKLVVIGKRTAYAKLVEQEIERLGLNTRVLFLSQIPFTDLPVIYQMASLFVYPSRYEGFGIPIIEALYSQVPVVAATGSCLEEAGGPDSLYVHPDDHEALSQTINTILNSPLLQISMKEKGQAYVQKFNNENISRQMIQLYLKTLDKTVILPYAKNRN; encoded by the coding sequence ATGAAAATTGGTTTTGATGGAAAGAGAGCTGCCAACAACCTTACTGGCCTGGGCAATTATAGTCGCTCGCTGATAGTCCACCTGGCAAACTATTTCCCTCAAAACCAATATTTCGTTTATACACCTAAGGTAAGAGACACTCCGCAAATCCGCTTTTTTACAGGTATGAAGGGAATTCAAATAAAGCTCCCGGAAACAAAGGAAATTTTATGGCGCAGTCTGGGCATTAAACGCCAGTTACTAAACGATCACATCGACCTTTATCATGGTTTAAGTCATGAATTACCCATAGGCATTCATAAAACGGGCATTCCCAGTGTTGTGACCATACATGACCTGATTTTTATCAGGTTCCCGCAAAACTATGGTTTCATCGACCGCCTTATCTATAAATTAAAGACCAAATATGCCTGTAAAAAGGCCAACCGCATCATAGCTATCAGTGAGCAAACCAAGCGCGACATTATTGAATTGTACAACGTTCCGCCTGATAAAATTGAGGTGATTTATCAAAGCTGTGACGATAGTTTCAAATTATCCGCTTCAGACAAAACCAAAGCTGAGGTCAAAGAAAAATACAAGCTCCCCGACCAGTATATTTTAAACGTTGGCACCATTGAAACCAGAAAAAACCTTCTTGCCCTGGTAAAAGCACTAAAAAACGTTCATGAAGACTGTAAATTGGTGGTTATTGGGAAGAGAACTGCTTACGCAAAACTGGTTGAACAGGAAATAGAGCGTCTTGGCTTAAATACAAGGGTGCTTTTTTTATCCCAAATCCCCTTTACAGATTTGCCTGTTATTTATCAAATGGCATCATTGTTTGTTTACCCATCCAGATATGAAGGGTTCGGCATCCCCATTATTGAAGCCTTATACAGTCAGGTTCCAGTCGTGGCCGCAACAGGTTCTTGCCTTGAAGAAGCAGGAGGACCTGATAGTCTATATGTGCACCCCGACGACCATGAAGCTCTCTCCCAGACCATAAATACCATATTAAACAGTCCCTTGCTTCAAATTTCGATGAAGGAAAAAGGCCAGGCATACGTTCAAAAATTCAACAACGAAAACATTAGTAGGCAAATGATACAGTTATACCTTAAAACTTTGGATAAAACTGTAATTTTACCCTATGCTAAAAACAGAAATTGA
- a CDS encoding L-threonylcarbamoyladenylate synthase, with protein sequence MLKTEIEKALNVLKAGGVILYPTDTVWGLGCDATNEAAAAKINEIKERTADKSFIILLDTEAKLQSYVTEVPEVAYDLIEYAESPLTLVFPAAKNLAKNVINADGSVGIRIAKHDFCQQLIQRFRKPITSTSANKSGVPTPLFFDEISDEIKEAVDYIVDWEQELKISKKPSTIMKLAPGGQFSFIRR encoded by the coding sequence ATGCTAAAAACAGAAATTGAAAAGGCCCTTAATGTTTTAAAGGCTGGAGGTGTAATCCTCTATCCCACCGACACGGTATGGGGACTCGGCTGTGATGCGACCAACGAAGCGGCAGCTGCAAAAATCAATGAAATTAAAGAACGTACTGCCGACAAAAGTTTTATTATCCTGTTGGATACCGAAGCCAAACTACAAAGCTACGTAACAGAGGTACCTGAAGTGGCATACGACCTGATTGAATATGCAGAAAGTCCGCTTACACTGGTGTTTCCTGCTGCAAAAAATCTGGCCAAAAACGTGATCAATGCCGATGGAAGCGTTGGGATAAGAATAGCGAAACACGACTTCTGTCAGCAACTCATTCAACGATTTCGCAAGCCAATTACCTCAACTTCAGCAAACAAATCAGGAGTACCTACTCCATTATTTTTTGATGAAATCAGCGATGAAATAAAGGAGGCTGTTGACTATATCGTAGATTGGGAGCAGGAATTAAAGATCAGTAAAAAACCGTCAACCATCATGAAATTAGCTCCCGGAGGTCAATTTTCCTTTATTAGAAGGTAA